Proteins from one Leptospira wolffii serovar Khorat str. Khorat-H2 genomic window:
- a CDS encoding YdeI/OmpD-associated family protein translates to MGNSFFRVPTSRIRLIVPAYQQNDYISWIVRAKLPETRAKRLKQMLEELQKRGVYMKMKHSASKKGDRG, encoded by the coding sequence ATGGGCAACTCATTTTTCCGAGTGCCCACTTCACGAATACGGCTTATTGTTCCCGCTTACCAGCAAAACGATTATATAAGCTGGATCGTCAGAGCCAAACTACCGGAAACCAGGGCAAAAAGATTGAAACAAATGCTAGAGGAATTGCAAAAGAGAGGAGTGTATATGAAGATGAAACACTCCGCTTCCAAGAAAGGTGACAGGGGATAA
- a CDS encoding tetratricopeptide repeat protein: MATGKEASLPKFYASLVLLIVFQAYFASCETIRSYWKPKDDFIKNLELPDWVLDSSIKLRIFSDFPNTVNPEDALPEDDIASYANQARILLAASPAAMKDIYKMAGCLDGSELVGIRGNKITDAQEDVWFGICRSGAQDTIVFRVFDMGNDQLYRLYEDELVKNWEESKKNINTNPDKAIRLANRIVEHEPSHPGARRLLGSLYLKSGYCVGAVRNYRIYLRIVPRSSEKEKIHALLKKSCAESLVPKKPETKEFSEDLPTLEETGS; this comes from the coding sequence GTGGCAACCGGAAAAGAAGCAAGTCTCCCCAAATTCTACGCATCCTTGGTCCTTCTGATCGTATTCCAGGCCTACTTTGCCTCCTGCGAAACCATCCGCTCCTATTGGAAACCCAAGGACGATTTCATAAAGAATTTAGAACTTCCGGATTGGGTGCTGGATTCTTCCATTAAGTTACGCATCTTTAGCGATTTTCCGAATACGGTGAATCCGGAGGACGCTCTTCCCGAAGACGATATAGCGTCTTACGCCAACCAAGCCCGTATTCTACTCGCCGCCTCCCCTGCCGCCATGAAGGACATATACAAAATGGCGGGATGTCTGGACGGAAGCGAACTCGTAGGGATCCGAGGCAATAAGATCACCGACGCCCAGGAAGACGTTTGGTTCGGAATCTGTCGCAGTGGGGCACAAGACACAATCGTATTTCGAGTCTTCGATATGGGCAACGACCAACTCTATAGACTCTACGAAGACGAACTGGTAAAGAATTGGGAAGAATCCAAGAAGAATATCAACACAAACCCGGACAAAGCAATACGTCTCGCAAATCGAATCGTAGAACACGAGCCTTCACATCCGGGGGCCCGTAGATTATTGGGAAGTTTATATCTGAAGTCCGGATATTGTGTGGGAGCCGTTCGCAATTATCGCATCTATCTGCGCATCGTTCCCCGCTCCTCAGAAAAAGAAAAGATACACGCGCTACTCAAAAAATCCTGTGCCGAAAGCCTGGTCCCCAAAAAACCGGAGACAAAGGAATTCTCCGAGGACCTTCCTACGTTAGAAGAAACGGGAAGCTAA
- a CDS encoding N-acetylmuramoyl-L-alanine amidase, with product MLKRIVFVSVLFYLSLGCASTIPTSLSISEKEEGFLPIASLLPPEKRLSDLASSRWSWKVKGILIHHTKGLSPEEYVSKSANAGWLVHSLVDKKGRIFLLEEPGSWELKAAPKMDPYMIHVTWEGDKDDILKRPDQKKALISLIAKFSKQYGVPLTNHDVSSQKGIFTHTQAKKKFGRFLNGSDCGNENVLKSILEEAGGKYFPESEWKDRYGDWVLRKERPFVGQNGEIKDPSYDRGRGITPIPQAELESIEKTSEGLLPEEKRLKYNYRGMISADCVVLHFTAISDYDGTLRVLEKRNLAATFLADKDGKMYQLLDHPLHMAAAATGTNRNCFQIEIVGKDTEMLLANPAQTASVAKLVRELCEKYKIPANNRSIESLKGIFSHTQAKKKWGGSIFLDAQDFDPGEPYMKKILELLTGTFYEEKDWFERTSENWILLFTDFQP from the coding sequence CTGTTGAAAAGGATCGTATTCGTTTCCGTCTTATTCTACCTTTCACTAGGATGCGCTTCAACAATTCCTACTTCTCTTTCCATTTCGGAAAAGGAAGAAGGTTTTCTTCCGATCGCATCCCTACTCCCTCCTGAAAAACGACTCTCCGATCTTGCATCCTCCCGTTGGAGCTGGAAAGTTAAAGGAATTCTAATACATCATACCAAAGGACTGAGTCCGGAGGAATACGTATCTAAGAGCGCGAATGCGGGCTGGCTCGTGCATTCTCTCGTGGATAAGAAGGGAAGAATCTTCCTACTCGAAGAACCGGGATCTTGGGAGCTCAAGGCTGCCCCTAAAATGGATCCATATATGATCCATGTAACCTGGGAGGGAGACAAGGACGACATCCTCAAACGACCGGACCAGAAAAAGGCCCTGATTTCCCTGATCGCTAAATTCTCCAAACAATACGGAGTTCCCCTCACGAATCACGATGTATCCTCCCAAAAGGGAATTTTCACGCATACCCAGGCCAAGAAAAAGTTCGGAAGATTTCTGAATGGAAGCGATTGCGGAAACGAAAACGTACTCAAATCTATTTTAGAAGAAGCGGGAGGGAAATATTTCCCCGAATCCGAATGGAAGGATAGATACGGAGATTGGGTTCTTCGTAAAGAGCGTCCTTTCGTAGGACAAAACGGAGAGATCAAGGATCCGAGCTACGATAGAGGAAGAGGAATCACTCCTATTCCTCAGGCCGAACTGGAGAGTATAGAGAAAACTTCCGAAGGACTATTGCCCGAAGAGAAACGCCTCAAGTACAATTACAGGGGGATGATCAGCGCCGATTGTGTGGTCCTGCATTTTACCGCGATCTCGGATTACGACGGAACGCTAAGAGTATTAGAAAAACGAAATTTAGCCGCCACTTTCCTTGCGGATAAGGACGGAAAAATGTACCAGCTACTGGACCACCCTCTGCATATGGCGGCGGCTGCGACCGGGACCAACCGGAACTGTTTCCAAATAGAAATCGTAGGAAAAGACACGGAGATGCTACTCGCAAATCCGGCTCAAACCGCATCCGTGGCCAAATTGGTCCGGGAGCTCTGCGAAAAATACAAGATCCCCGCCAATAATAGAAGCATAGAATCCCTGAAAGGAATCTTCTCCCACACCCAAGCCAAGAAAAAATGGGGAGGTTCCATCTTTTTAGATGCGCAGGATTTCGACCCTGGAGAACCTTATATGAAAAAGATTCTAGAGTTATTGACCGGAACTTTTTATGAGGAAAAAGACTGGTTCGAAAGGACGAGTGAGAACTGGATTCTACTCTTCACCGACTTTCAGCCTTGA
- the nusB gene encoding transcription antitermination factor NusB, which produces MSSSRRKSREIALMALYQLELVQPALSEVLKFRWYDKKIETEERDFAISIINGVVKNTETIDTLIKKYSRNWDFARISPVNKCILRLSIYGLLNSKEIPPRVTIDEAMELTREFESENSVPFINGILDSILQYETNRHGKPDPQEPNLPGDGRT; this is translated from the coding sequence ATGTCTTCTTCCAGAAGGAAGTCCCGTGAAATCGCCCTTATGGCTCTGTATCAATTGGAATTGGTTCAGCCCGCCTTATCCGAAGTACTAAAATTCCGTTGGTACGATAAAAAAATCGAAACCGAAGAAAGGGATTTTGCCATTTCCATCATAAATGGTGTTGTGAAAAACACGGAGACAATCGATACTCTAATCAAGAAGTACTCGAGGAACTGGGATTTTGCCCGGATTTCCCCGGTGAATAAATGTATCCTGCGTTTATCCATCTACGGGTTATTGAACTCTAAGGAGATCCCTCCCAGGGTGACCATCGACGAAGCGATGGAGTTGACCCGGGAATTCGAGAGCGAGAATTCGGTTCCCTTCATCAACGGGATTCTAGATTCCATTCTTCAGTACGAGACGAACCGACATGGAAAACCCGATCCGCAAGAACCGAATCTTCCTGGAGACGGAAGAACCTAA
- the ribE gene encoding 6,7-dimethyl-8-ribityllumazine synthase, with protein sequence MPQELKAKLDGKGQKHCIVVSRFNEFIVESLLKGSLEGLRMTGVEDKDVTVVRIPGAYELPIVVSKAAASKKFDSIICLGAVIRGATAHFDFVAGESAKVGSIGVQHSVPVIFGVLTTDTIEQAIERAGTKAGNKGYEAALTAVEMVNLLALL encoded by the coding sequence ATGCCTCAAGAGTTGAAAGCAAAACTGGACGGAAAGGGACAAAAGCACTGCATTGTCGTTTCTCGTTTTAACGAATTTATCGTGGAGAGCCTTTTGAAAGGTTCTTTGGAAGGTCTACGCATGACAGGCGTGGAAGACAAGGATGTAACCGTGGTTCGGATCCCGGGAGCGTACGAACTCCCCATCGTGGTTTCCAAGGCGGCTGCGAGTAAAAAGTTCGATTCCATCATTTGCTTGGGAGCGGTTATCCGAGGAGCCACGGCTCATTTCGATTTCGTAGCCGGAGAATCCGCAAAAGTAGGATCTATCGGTGTGCAACATTCGGTACCCGTGATTTTCGGAGTATTGACCACCGATACCATCGAGCAAGCGATCGAGAGAGCCGGAACCAAGGCGGGCAATAAGGGATACGAAGCCGCTTTGACCGCCGTCGAGATGGTGAATCTTCTGGCCCTTCTTTAA